Proteins encoded within one genomic window of Bacillus sp. SM2101:
- a CDS encoding deoxyribonuclease IV, protein MLKIGSHVSMSGKKMLLGASEEAVGYGANTFMIYTGAPQNTRRKKIEELNIEAGHVHMREHGIEDIVVHAPYIINIGNTTKPETFELGVNFLRSEIERTEALGARQIVLHPGAHVGAGVEAGINKIIEGLNEVLTPEQNVQIALETMAGKGSECGRTFEELAQIIEGVTLNEKLSVCFDTCHTHDAGYDIVNDFDGVLQHFDQVIGLDRLKVLHINDSKNPTNSHKDRHENIGFGHIGYDALSYIVHHPQLSDIPKILETPYVGEDKKNKKPPYKFEIEMLNQKEYNPNLLTKILAG, encoded by the coding sequence ATGTTAAAAATAGGTTCCCATGTCTCTATGAGTGGAAAGAAAATGTTGCTTGGAGCTAGTGAAGAAGCCGTGGGATACGGTGCAAATACTTTTATGATTTATACTGGTGCTCCACAAAATACGCGAAGAAAAAAAATTGAAGAATTAAATATTGAGGCTGGCCATGTTCATATGAGAGAACATGGTATTGAAGATATAGTTGTTCATGCCCCGTATATTATTAATATCGGTAATACGACAAAACCAGAAACGTTTGAATTAGGCGTCAATTTTTTACGATCAGAAATTGAAAGAACTGAAGCTTTAGGTGCAAGACAAATTGTTCTTCATCCTGGTGCACATGTGGGAGCAGGAGTAGAGGCAGGAATTAACAAAATTATTGAAGGTTTAAACGAAGTTTTAACGCCCGAGCAAAATGTCCAAATTGCTTTGGAAACGATGGCAGGTAAAGGTTCAGAATGTGGTAGAACTTTTGAAGAGCTTGCTCAAATTATCGAAGGTGTCACGCTTAACGAGAAGTTATCTGTATGCTTTGACACATGTCACACTCATGATGCTGGCTATGATATTGTGAATGATTTTGATGGTGTGCTTCAACATTTCGATCAAGTGATCGGACTTGACCGTCTAAAAGTATTACATATTAATGACAGTAAAAATCCAACTAATTCTCATAAAGACAGACATGAAAACATTGGGTTTGGACATATTGGATATGATGCTCTTAGCTATATTGTTCATCATCCGCAGCTTTCAGATATACCTAAAATCTTAGAAACTCCATATGTTGGGGAAGACAAGAAAAATAAAAAGCCGCCTTATAAATTTGAAATAGAAATGTTAAATCAAAAAGAATATAATCCAAATTTACTAACAAAAATTTTGGCTGGTTAG
- a CDS encoding DEAD/DEAH box helicase, which translates to MNSQFERFGLEPFIIKAIDSLQFYKPTDIQERLIPSILKGESVIGQSQTGTGKTHAYLLPVINNIDPAKQEVQAVITAPTRELANQIYQEVLKVTQFYDGSEQITARCYVGGTDKQRTLEKLKVQPHIVVGTPGRILDLIKEQALHVYTSNSLVVDEADLMLDMGFINEVDQIAARMAEKLQILVFSATIPEKLKQFLRKYMDNPKYSHVAPNQVTVTSVEQILIPSRHRDKVQILHDILLKYNPYLAIVFTNTKVKADEVADSLIKKGLKVGRLHGDLSPRDRKKMMKQIKDLDFQYVVATDLAARGIDIEGVSHVINFEIPSDLDFYVHRVGRTARAGYSGIAATLYDPSDEDAIVKLEKMGITFKQQDLRNNEWVELGARDKRNKRKKQLNELDLEAKKIVRKPSKVKPGYKKKMKNDMEQYKKRQRRINKRTK; encoded by the coding sequence ATGAACTCACAATTTGAACGATTTGGATTAGAGCCTTTTATAATCAAAGCGATTGATAGCTTGCAATTTTATAAACCTACTGACATACAAGAGCGTTTGATTCCCTCGATTTTAAAAGGTGAAAGTGTAATAGGTCAATCACAAACAGGAACAGGTAAAACACATGCTTACTTGTTGCCGGTTATTAACAATATAGACCCTGCAAAACAAGAAGTACAAGCGGTTATTACAGCACCGACGCGTGAATTAGCTAATCAAATTTATCAGGAAGTATTAAAGGTCACACAATTTTATGATGGAAGCGAACAAATAACGGCACGATGTTATGTGGGTGGGACAGATAAACAACGTACGCTTGAAAAGCTAAAGGTACAACCACACATCGTTGTAGGAACACCAGGAAGAATACTGGATTTAATAAAGGAACAGGCGCTGCATGTATATACTTCTAATTCATTAGTCGTCGATGAAGCAGATTTAATGCTTGATATGGGGTTCATTAATGAAGTAGATCAAATTGCAGCTAGGATGGCAGAAAAATTACAGATATTAGTTTTTTCTGCTACAATACCAGAAAAATTAAAGCAGTTTTTGCGTAAATATATGGACAACCCAAAATATTCGCATGTAGCTCCTAATCAAGTAACTGTTACGAGTGTTGAGCAAATTTTGATCCCATCACGTCATCGGGACAAAGTTCAAATTTTACATGATATCTTGTTGAAGTATAATCCATATTTAGCAATTGTCTTTACCAATACTAAAGTGAAGGCAGATGAAGTTGCAGACTCATTAATTAAAAAGGGTTTAAAAGTCGGTAGACTTCACGGGGACTTATCACCACGTGATCGGAAAAAAATGATGAAGCAAATTAAGGACTTAGACTTTCAATATGTTGTAGCAACAGACTTAGCAGCTAGAGGTATTGATATTGAAGGGGTTAGTCACGTCATTAATTTTGAAATACCTTCTGATCTAGATTTTTATGTTCACCGAGTAGGGAGGACTGCGCGAGCTGGTTATTCTGGGATTGCAGCTACATTGTATGACCCATCAGATGAGGATGCAATAGTAAAATTAGAAAAGATGGGAATTACATTTAAACAACAGGATCTTCGTAATAACGAATGGGTTGAACTAGGAGCTAGAGATAAACGTAATAAGCGTAAAAAACAATTGAATGAGCTTGATCTTGAAGCTAAAAAAATTGTCCGTAAACCTTCTAAAGTAAAGCCTGGTTACAAAAAGAAAATGAAAAACGATATGGAACAATACAAGAAGCGTCAACGACGTATAAACAAGAGAACTAAGTGA
- a CDS encoding 4-hydroxy-3-methylbut-2-enyl diphosphate reductase: MEVVKINPRGYCYGVVDAMVIARNAALDKTLPRPIYILGMIVHNKHVTDAFEEDGIITLDGENRLDILSKVDNGTVIFTAHGVSPEVIKLAKEKGLVTIDATCPDVTITHDLIRAKESEGYDIIYIGKKGHPEPEGAIGVAPQAVHLVANEEDVQNLSLNNEKIIVTNQTTMSQWDVGHIMEQVKEKYPQVEFHKEICLATQVRQEAVADQAGQADVTIVVGDPKSNNSNRLAQVSMEIAGTKAYRVADVTDINIDWIKDANKVAVTAGASTPTPITKEVIAFLENFNSSDESTWTRERKVPLHKILPKVKTSKN; the protein is encoded by the coding sequence ATGGAAGTAGTCAAAATTAATCCTAGAGGTTATTGTTATGGTGTTGTAGATGCCATGGTAATTGCTAGAAATGCAGCTCTAGATAAAACCTTACCAAGACCAATATACATTTTAGGAATGATTGTTCATAATAAACATGTAACTGATGCATTTGAAGAAGACGGGATCATCACTTTAGATGGAGAAAACAGACTTGATATTTTAAGCAAAGTAGATAATGGTACGGTTATCTTTACCGCTCATGGCGTTTCACCTGAAGTAATAAAACTTGCAAAAGAAAAGGGGCTTGTGACAATTGATGCAACATGCCCAGACGTAACAATAACTCACGACTTAATAAGAGCTAAAGAAAGTGAAGGCTATGACATCATCTATATAGGGAAGAAAGGACATCCTGAACCCGAAGGAGCTATTGGTGTTGCTCCTCAAGCTGTTCACCTCGTAGCGAACGAAGAAGATGTGCAAAACCTTTCTTTAAATAACGAAAAAATTATTGTCACAAATCAAACGACGATGAGTCAATGGGATGTTGGCCATATTATGGAACAAGTAAAGGAAAAATACCCACAGGTAGAATTTCATAAAGAGATTTGTTTAGCTACACAGGTTCGACAAGAAGCAGTTGCAGATCAAGCAGGACAGGCAGATGTTACTATCGTTGTAGGTGATCCAAAGAGTAACAATTCTAATAGGTTAGCACAGGTTTCCATGGAAATAGCAGGAACAAAGGCTTACCGTGTCGCGGATGTGACTGACATAAATATCGATTGGATTAAAGATGCGAACAAAGTAGCAGTTACTGCAGGTGCATCGACACCAACACCTATAACGAAAGAAGTTATTGCATTTTTAGAAAACTTTAATAGCTCAGATGAATCAACATGGACGAGAGAAAGAAAAGTGCCATTGCACAAAATATTACCTAAAGTAAAAACTTCCAAAAATTAA
- a CDS encoding Nif3-like dinuclear metal center hexameric protein — protein sequence MKTPNGFEVIQLFEQFSPKHLAMEGDKIGLQIGTLNKPIRHVMVALDVLETVIDEAIENSVDLIIAHHPLIFRPLKNIVTDRPDGRVIEKCIKNNITIYAAHTNLDVAQGGVNDLLAKALELTKVEVLVPTFELNLKKLVVTVPEAHADQIKEAIGNAGAGFIGNYSHCTFSSEGVGTFLPKENANPYIGTAGKLETVKEQRIETVFPENLEKKVLSAMFKAHPYEEVAFDIYPLDNKGEMKGLGRIGYLQSELTLGDFAAFVKSKLDVEGLRVVGNLQDKVKKVAVLGGDGNKYISQAKMRGADVYVSGDIYYHVAHDAMQAGLNIVDPGHNVEKVMKKGVVEMMRKQVASKNFKVNIIASEINTDPFTFM from the coding sequence ATGAAAACACCAAATGGATTTGAAGTTATTCAATTATTTGAGCAGTTTTCTCCTAAGCATCTTGCAATGGAGGGTGACAAAATTGGGCTTCAAATAGGGACATTGAATAAGCCTATTCGTCATGTAATGGTTGCATTAGATGTTTTAGAAACAGTTATCGATGAAGCGATAGAAAATAGTGTTGATTTAATTATTGCTCACCACCCACTCATTTTTAGACCATTAAAAAATATCGTTACCGATCGACCTGATGGAAGGGTTATCGAAAAATGTATAAAAAATAATATTACCATCTATGCTGCTCACACAAATTTAGATGTTGCACAAGGTGGGGTAAATGATTTATTAGCTAAAGCACTTGAGCTTACAAAAGTAGAAGTGTTAGTTCCTACTTTTGAGTTGAATTTAAAAAAATTAGTTGTAACCGTCCCAGAGGCCCATGCTGATCAAATTAAAGAGGCAATCGGCAATGCCGGCGCTGGATTTATCGGTAATTATAGTCACTGTACCTTCAGTTCAGAAGGTGTAGGCACATTTCTACCTAAGGAAAATGCTAACCCTTATATAGGAACAGCTGGAAAACTGGAAACAGTAAAAGAACAGCGGATAGAAACGGTTTTCCCAGAAAACCTAGAAAAAAAAGTACTATCTGCAATGTTTAAGGCACACCCTTATGAAGAAGTAGCCTTTGACATTTATCCCCTTGATAATAAGGGAGAAATGAAAGGGTTAGGTAGGATAGGTTACTTACAAAGTGAGCTCACACTTGGAGATTTTGCAGCTTTTGTAAAGAGCAAATTAGATGTGGAAGGTTTAAGAGTAGTGGGTAATTTACAAGACAAGGTTAAGAAAGTTGCTGTCTTGGGAGGAGACGGTAATAAATATATTAGCCAAGCAAAGATGAGAGGTGCAGATGTATATGTATCTGGTGATATATATTATCATGTTGCCCATGATGCAATGCAGGCTGGGTTAAATATTGTGGATCCAGGTCATAACGTCGAAAAAGTGATGAAAAAGGGTGTTGTAGAAATGATGCGTAAGCAAGTTGCCTCTAAAAACTTTAAAGTGAATATTATTGCTTCTGAAATAAATACAGACCCTTTTACATTTATGTAA
- a CDS encoding tRNA (adenine(22)-N(1))-methyltransferase TrmK — protein sequence MNELKLSKRLEAVAKYIPMGSKLADIGSDHAYLPCYAFLQKKITFAIAGEITEGPFQSANDQVTSCHLNNVIDVRKGDGLSVIERGEVDCITIAGMGGLLIRDILETGKEKLSGVKRLILQPNVGAKHVRQWFILNGWELIAETILEEDEKIYEILVAERGAPYEPYEEDIEKGLLVGPFLVKENNDSFKRKWTNELKHWRMILAKLDHASHSYDNLSKKKELEQKITLVTEALT from the coding sequence ATGAACGAATTAAAGCTGTCCAAAAGATTAGAAGCTGTAGCAAAGTACATTCCAATGGGATCAAAGCTAGCTGATATTGGATCAGATCACGCATATTTACCTTGCTATGCTTTTTTACAAAAAAAGATAACTTTTGCAATTGCAGGAGAGATAACTGAAGGACCGTTTCAATCTGCAAATGACCAAGTGACCTCTTGTCATTTAAATAATGTGATAGATGTAAGAAAAGGTGATGGCTTGTCAGTAATCGAACGAGGAGAAGTCGATTGTATAACCATTGCAGGAATGGGTGGACTGCTAATCCGTGACATTCTAGAAACAGGCAAAGAAAAGCTCTCTGGGGTCAAGCGGTTAATTCTACAACCTAATGTGGGAGCAAAGCATGTAAGACAATGGTTTATTTTAAATGGGTGGGAGTTAATTGCTGAAACCATTTTAGAGGAAGATGAGAAAATATATGAAATTTTAGTAGCTGAAAGAGGAGCACCGTATGAGCCTTATGAAGAGGACATTGAAAAGGGTCTACTCGTAGGTCCATTTTTAGTAAAGGAGAATAATGATTCATTCAAGCGAAAATGGACAAATGAATTAAAGCATTGGCGAATGATTTTAGCAAAATTAGATCATGCTTCTCACTCCTACGATAATCTAAGTAAGAAAAAGGAACTTGAACAAAAAATTACATTAGTAACGGAGGCTTTAACATGA
- the cccA gene encoding cytochrome c550, producing MNRNPLVPYALIAVLGIGLMLFLSFKGLGDAEKIALGEEEPQEEVVQSPEEIYNGSCIGCHGGNYEGVAGPALLGVGDKLDLDQIKDILANGKGTMPGGLVPADQLDAMAEWLTTLK from the coding sequence ATGAACAGAAATCCACTAGTGCCTTATGCACTAATCGCGGTTTTAGGTATTGGTCTTATGTTATTCCTTTCTTTCAAAGGTTTAGGAGACGCTGAAAAGATTGCACTAGGTGAAGAGGAACCACAAGAAGAAGTCGTACAATCTCCAGAAGAAATTTATAATGGGAGCTGTATTGGCTGTCATGGTGGAAATTATGAAGGCGTAGCTGGTCCAGCGCTTCTAGGTGTTGGTGACAAGTTAGATTTGGATCAAATTAAAGATATTTTAGCAAACGGAAAAGGCACAATGCCAGGAGGATTAGTTCCAGCTGATCAATTGGATGCAATGGCTGAATGGCTAACAACATTAAAATAG
- a CDS encoding acyl-CoA dehydrogenase family protein codes for MNFDLTMEQQVLQKTIKEFAQEEVAPGAIQRDKNKMFPREIFNKLAKLGLMGLPFPEEYGGAGADTISFAIVVEELSKACASTGITYSAHISLGGAPINLFGSDEQKELYLAPICNGESLGAFGLTEPNAGSDAGGTMTEAVEDGEDFVINGNKCFITNASFAKFLALTAVTSRNGDEKEISSIIVPTNVEGFSIIDNYEKMGLNASNTTELVLSNVRVPKENILGTRGNGLKQFLITLDGGRIGIGAMAVGIAQAAFEKAHAYANERVQFGKPLSKMSAIQFKLADMALKIELARNMVYKAAWLKDHKKSFTKEAAMCKLYASEICMEVTSQAVQIHGGYGYMKEYQVERLMRDAKLLEIGEGTSEIQRLVIARQIGC; via the coding sequence ATGAATTTTGACTTAACAATGGAACAACAAGTTTTGCAAAAAACCATAAAAGAATTCGCTCAGGAGGAAGTTGCTCCAGGAGCAATTCAACGTGATAAAAATAAAATGTTTCCTCGAGAGATATTTAACAAATTGGCAAAGCTAGGATTAATGGGTCTTCCATTTCCAGAAGAATATGGGGGTGCAGGTGCAGATACAATTAGTTTTGCAATCGTAGTTGAGGAATTAAGTAAAGCATGTGCCTCTACAGGAATAACCTATTCAGCACATATTTCTTTAGGTGGGGCACCTATTAATTTATTTGGTTCTGATGAACAGAAGGAACTGTACTTGGCTCCTATATGTAATGGTGAATCGTTAGGGGCATTTGGGCTAACTGAGCCAAATGCTGGATCTGATGCTGGTGGAACGATGACTGAGGCGGTAGAAGATGGTGAAGATTTTGTGATTAACGGTAATAAGTGTTTTATAACTAATGCTAGCTTTGCTAAATTCTTAGCATTAACTGCAGTTACAAGTAGAAATGGGGATGAAAAAGAAATAAGCTCCATAATAGTTCCAACAAATGTGGAAGGCTTTTCAATCATTGATAATTATGAAAAAATGGGGTTAAATGCGTCAAATACTACAGAACTTGTATTAAGTAATGTAAGGGTTCCAAAAGAAAACATTTTAGGAACAAGAGGAAATGGCTTAAAACAGTTTTTAATCACGCTAGATGGAGGAAGAATTGGTATTGGTGCTATGGCAGTAGGAATTGCGCAAGCAGCATTTGAAAAGGCACATGCATATGCAAATGAAAGAGTTCAGTTCGGTAAACCCCTCTCAAAAATGTCGGCCATTCAATTTAAGCTTGCTGATATGGCCTTAAAGATTGAGCTTGCTAGAAATATGGTATACAAAGCCGCGTGGCTGAAAGACCATAAAAAATCATTTACGAAAGAGGCCGCTATGTGTAAGCTATATGCTTCTGAAATATGTATGGAAGTTACAAGTCAAGCTGTACAAATTCATGGTGGCTACGGGTACATGAAAGAGTATCAAGTTGAACGTTTGATGAGAGATGCTAAGCTGTTAGAAATTGGTGAAGGCACTTCAGAAATTCAAAGATTAGTCATTGCAAGACAAATTGGTTGTTAA
- the rpoD gene encoding RNA polymerase sigma factor RpoD encodes MAEKSARSKDIDTELTLDQIKEQLTEVGKKRGVLTYEEIAERMSGFEIESDQMDEYYEFLGEQGVELIGDGDEDKDPNVQDLAKEEEFDLNDLSVPPGVKINDPVRMYLKEIGRVDLLSAKDEISLAKRIEQGDEEAKRRLAEANLRLVVSIAKRYVGRGMLFLDLIQEGNMGLIKAVEKFDYEKGYKFSTYATWWIRQAITRAIADQARTIRIPVHMVETINKLIRVQRQLLQDLGREPTPEEIAEDMDLTPDKVREIQKIAQEPVSLETPIGEEDDSHLGDFIEDQDATSPSEHAAYELLKEQLEDVLDTLTDREENVLRLRFGLDDGRTRTLEEVGKVFGVTRERIRQIEAKALRKLRHPSRSKRLKDFLE; translated from the coding sequence ATGGCTGAAAAGTCAGCTCGTTCTAAAGATATTGATACTGAATTAACACTTGACCAAATAAAAGAACAATTAACAGAGGTAGGGAAAAAACGCGGGGTACTTACTTATGAAGAGATCGCCGAACGTATGTCAGGGTTTGAAATTGAATCAGACCAAATGGATGAATATTATGAATTTTTAGGTGAACAAGGTGTAGAATTAATTGGTGACGGTGATGAAGATAAAGACCCCAACGTCCAAGATCTAGCGAAAGAAGAAGAATTTGACCTTAATGACCTAAGTGTACCTCCAGGAGTAAAAATTAATGATCCAGTTCGGATGTATTTAAAAGAAATTGGCCGTGTTGATTTGTTATCTGCTAAAGATGAAATATCACTAGCAAAACGCATTGAACAAGGTGATGAAGAAGCAAAACGTCGTCTAGCTGAGGCAAACCTTCGATTAGTAGTAAGTATTGCAAAGCGTTATGTTGGTCGTGGTATGTTGTTTCTTGACTTGATTCAAGAAGGCAACATGGGTTTAATCAAAGCGGTTGAAAAATTTGACTATGAAAAAGGATATAAATTTAGTACGTATGCAACCTGGTGGATTCGTCAAGCAATTACTCGTGCTATTGCAGATCAAGCGAGAACAATACGTATTCCTGTTCATATGGTCGAAACGATAAATAAATTAATTCGTGTTCAAAGACAATTATTACAAGATTTAGGTCGAGAACCTACTCCAGAAGAAATTGCTGAAGATATGGACTTAACACCAGATAAAGTTAGGGAAATTCAAAAAATTGCACAAGAGCCCGTATCACTTGAAACACCGATTGGGGAAGAAGATGATTCGCACCTAGGAGATTTTATTGAAGACCAAGATGCTACATCACCTTCTGAACATGCAGCGTATGAATTATTGAAAGAACAATTAGAAGATGTCTTAGATACGTTAACTGACCGTGAAGAAAATGTACTTCGCCTTCGATTTGGTTTAGATGACGGTAGAACGCGAACTCTAGAAGAGGTTGGCAAAGTTTTTGGAGTAACACGTGAACGTATACGACAAATTGAAGCAAAAGCACTGCGTAAATTAAGACATCCTAGTCGTAGTAAGCGACTAAAAGATTTTCTAGAATAA
- the dnaG gene encoding DNA primase produces the protein MGNRIPEEVIQQLHHSTDIVDLISEYVQLKKQGRNYFGLCPFHGEKSPSFSVSPEKQIYHCFGCGAGGNAFSFLMELEGLSFVEAAERLAAKVDVDVSKYTTAPIEVAKSNESSKMLEAHDLLKKFYHHLLVNTKEGQDALDYLLNRGITKEMIEKFEIGYALDSWDFISKFLMKRGFSAILLEKAGLIVKKDADGSFYDRFRNRIMFPIYDHQGRVVAFSGRVLGNEKPKYLNSPESSIFNKRKLLYNFHQSRLHIRKQQHVILFEGFGDVIAANKCGIEHSIATMGTSLTDEQARIIRRNVESITICYDSDNAGIEASFRASKLLSDEGCFVKIAQMPEGFDPDDYIQQYGAEKFNTDVIGASVSLMSFKMQYLRRGKNLQDEGERMRYIDEALKEISIVDKAVERDHYIRQLSSEFSISLDALQQQLSQLQKQGHRKKDNHTWNSNKISFRPHTQTKLLPAYQNAERFLIAHMLRNKDIAFKVQQTIQGDFNIEEHRAIITYLYAFYEEGNDADVSSFIQHVQDGNLQKTVSEIAMLAINDDVSEQELTDYINHVLTYPKLLKLKEKELEKQNAEQQKDFVKAATIANEIIQISRSLK, from the coding sequence ATGGGAAATCGAATTCCCGAAGAAGTTATCCAACAATTACATCACTCAACAGACATCGTTGATTTAATAAGTGAATATGTACAATTGAAGAAGCAAGGGAGAAACTATTTCGGACTTTGCCCATTCCATGGAGAAAAATCGCCTTCTTTTTCGGTCTCTCCAGAAAAGCAAATTTACCATTGTTTTGGATGTGGAGCTGGAGGAAATGCTTTTTCTTTTTTAATGGAACTTGAAGGCCTTTCTTTTGTAGAGGCAGCAGAACGCCTTGCAGCAAAGGTAGATGTTGATGTAAGCAAATACACAACTGCTCCTATTGAAGTGGCAAAATCTAATGAGAGCTCTAAGATGCTTGAAGCGCATGACTTATTGAAAAAATTCTATCATCATTTACTTGTCAATACAAAAGAAGGCCAAGACGCCTTGGATTATTTGCTTAATAGAGGCATTACGAAAGAGATGATAGAAAAATTTGAGATTGGGTATGCCCTGGATTCTTGGGATTTCATTTCAAAGTTTCTGATGAAAAGAGGATTTTCCGCCATACTATTAGAAAAAGCAGGATTAATTGTTAAAAAGGACGCGGATGGTTCATTTTATGACAGGTTCCGTAACCGTATTATGTTTCCGATATATGATCATCAGGGACGTGTAGTAGCATTCTCTGGAAGGGTGCTTGGAAATGAAAAACCAAAGTATTTAAATAGTCCAGAAAGCTCTATCTTTAACAAAAGAAAACTATTGTATAACTTTCATCAATCAAGGTTGCACATAAGAAAGCAACAGCATGTTATTCTTTTTGAAGGATTTGGAGATGTAATAGCTGCAAATAAGTGTGGCATTGAACATTCAATTGCAACGATGGGAACATCTTTAACTGATGAGCAAGCAAGGATAATAAGAAGAAATGTTGAATCAATTACCATTTGCTATGATTCTGATAATGCAGGAATCGAAGCATCCTTTCGTGCTTCAAAGCTATTATCTGATGAAGGATGCTTTGTGAAAATTGCGCAAATGCCTGAAGGCTTTGACCCTGATGACTACATTCAACAATATGGTGCAGAAAAATTTAATACCGATGTAATAGGGGCAAGTGTTTCGTTAATGTCATTTAAAATGCAATATTTAAGAAGAGGCAAAAACCTTCAAGATGAAGGGGAGCGCATGCGTTATATAGATGAAGCACTTAAGGAAATAAGCATTGTAGATAAGGCGGTTGAACGTGACCACTATATAAGGCAGCTATCTAGTGAGTTTTCTATATCATTAGACGCATTGCAGCAACAATTAAGCCAACTTCAAAAACAGGGACATCGTAAAAAGGATAATCATACATGGAATAGTAATAAAATATCATTTAGACCCCATACTCAGACAAAACTATTACCTGCATATCAAAATGCAGAACGTTTCCTAATTGCACATATGCTTCGTAATAAGGACATTGCATTTAAAGTTCAACAAACAATACAAGGCGACTTTAACATTGAGGAACATAGGGCAATAATTACTTATCTGTATGCATTTTATGAGGAAGGAAATGACGCTGACGTTAGCTCGTTCATCCAACATGTCCAAGATGGAAACCTTCAAAAAACAGTATCAGAAATTGCAATGTTGGCTATTAATGATGATGTATCAGAGCAAGAGCTTACTGATTATATAAACCATGTATTAACATATCCAAAACTTTTGAAACTAAAGGAAAAAGAGCTAGAAAAACAAAATGCCGAACAGCAAAAAGATTTTGTGAAGGCTGCAACCATTGCGAACGAAATTATACAAATATCAAGATCTCTTAAATAG
- a CDS encoding YaiI/YqxD family protein, translated as MERYSKKVVRIFVDADSCPVKSEIVEVAKDYVADVTFIASYAHVSETDLGAKWIFVDSAKEAVDLHIMNKVCANDVVVTQDHGLASILLPKGVVVISPRGKIYHENNMDLMLQLRYISAKERRAGHHSKGPKAFSSNDRNYFIKSFKKILSKLAGIKS; from the coding sequence ATAGAGAGATATAGTAAAAAAGTTGTAAGGATCTTTGTAGATGCTGATTCTTGTCCAGTAAAATCAGAAATTGTTGAAGTTGCAAAAGATTATGTCGCAGATGTAACCTTTATCGCATCGTATGCACATGTCTCAGAAACTGACCTTGGAGCTAAGTGGATCTTTGTTGATTCAGCTAAAGAGGCAGTGGATTTACATATCATGAACAAAGTATGTGCAAATGATGTTGTCGTTACACAAGATCATGGATTGGCGAGTATTCTCCTACCGAAAGGTGTCGTTGTCATATCTCCACGTGGAAAAATATATCATGAAAACAACATGGATTTAATGCTACAGCTTCGGTATATTTCAGCAAAAGAACGGAGAGCTGGACACCATTCAAAAGGTCCAAAAGCGTTTTCATCAAATGATCGTAACTATTTTATCAAATCTTTTAAAAAAATTTTGTCGAAACTTGCAGGAATTAAATCATAA
- a CDS encoding pyruvate, water dikinase regulatory protein encodes MNNPQIYVVSDSVGETAELVVKAAICQFSNTNIEIKRVPYVEDTSTLTEVVSLAKMNNAIIAYTLVIPEMRTFLIEEAAREGVVIYDIIGPLIDKMQIAYDTKPRQEPGMVRKLDDEYFKKVEAIEFAVKYDDGRDPRGILRADIVLVGVSRTSKTPLSQYLAHKRLKVANVPIVPEVDPPDELFQVPANKCFGLKISSEKLNYIRKERLKSLGLNDKAIYANIDRINEELSYFDNIITKIGCDVIDVTNKAVEETANTILNIYNNRTI; translated from the coding sequence ATGAATAACCCACAAATATACGTAGTATCTGATTCTGTAGGAGAAACAGCAGAACTTGTTGTAAAAGCGGCAATATGTCAGTTTAGCAACACGAACATTGAAATTAAGCGAGTGCCATATGTAGAGGATACTTCTACACTTACCGAAGTAGTTTCACTAGCAAAAATGAATAATGCAATTATTGCTTATACGTTAGTCATTCCAGAAATGCGTACGTTTTTGATTGAAGAAGCAGCGCGTGAAGGTGTTGTAATTTATGATATTATTGGTCCACTTATAGATAAAATGCAAATTGCTTATGATACGAAACCTCGCCAAGAACCAGGTATGGTTAGAAAGTTAGATGACGAGTACTTTAAGAAAGTTGAGGCTATTGAGTTTGCTGTAAAGTATGATGATGGAAGGGACCCTCGAGGGATTTTAAGAGCTGACATTGTCTTAGTTGGTGTGTCACGCACTTCCAAAACTCCATTATCACAATATTTAGCTCATAAACGTCTAAAGGTGGCAAATGTACCAATCGTACCAGAAGTTGACCCTCCTGACGAACTATTTCAAGTACCTGCTAATAAATGCTTTGGGTTAAAAATAAGCTCTGAAAAATTAAACTATATAAGAAAAGAGCGTTTGAAGTCTCTAGGGCTGAATGATAAAGCGATATACGCAAATATAGATAGAATAAATGAAGAGTTAAGTTATTTCGATAATATTATTACCAAGATTGGTTGTGATGTTATTGATGTAACGAATAAAGCGGTAGAGGAAACAGCAAATACAATTTTAAACATCTATAATAATCGTACAATTTAG